Proteins encoded together in one Paracidovorax wautersii window:
- a CDS encoding LacI family DNA-binding transcriptional regulator — MASSVNSDDDPTTPQGVPPPAPVPAAAPPRRRGSGHVTIRDVAQLAGVAPMTVSRALSNPQQVSEAVRERVRAAVASSGYVPNLIAGALSSGHSRLVAALVPTISTLTLHPLLEALGRTLEPSGCQLLLGQTGYDNARLDGILETVLGRRPAGIVITGTLESATWRQRLRASGVPVVETWDLVDDPIDMLVGFSHADMAGAVVRFLHAGGRRRLAFFGADDARSRARAHAFQGAALALGMPAPLLHAAPAPATLRSGRDALSQLMAGASDGPPVDGVFCNSDLMAMGVLIEAQQRGVAVPGQLAVVGCGDLPFSADFEPALTTVHLDGAAIGTRAGELLLERLQGGAAPAGATDLGFSIRQRATA; from the coding sequence ATGGCTTCTTCCGTGAACAGCGACGACGACCCGACGACCCCGCAGGGTGTGCCTCCGCCCGCACCGGTGCCGGCTGCCGCGCCGCCGCGCCGCCGCGGCAGCGGCCACGTGACGATCCGCGACGTGGCCCAACTGGCAGGCGTGGCGCCGATGACCGTCTCGCGGGCATTGAGCAACCCGCAGCAGGTCTCCGAAGCCGTGCGCGAGCGCGTGCGCGCGGCCGTCGCCAGCAGCGGCTACGTGCCCAACCTGATCGCCGGCGCACTGTCTTCTGGACACAGCCGCCTCGTCGCGGCACTGGTGCCCACCATTTCCACGCTCACGCTGCATCCCTTGTTGGAGGCGCTGGGCCGCACCCTGGAGCCCAGCGGCTGCCAGCTGCTGCTGGGCCAGACTGGCTACGACAACGCGCGGCTGGACGGCATCCTGGAGACGGTGCTGGGCCGGAGGCCTGCCGGCATCGTCATCACCGGCACGCTGGAGTCCGCCACCTGGCGCCAGCGGCTGCGGGCCAGCGGCGTGCCGGTGGTGGAAACCTGGGACCTGGTGGACGACCCCATCGACATGCTGGTGGGCTTCTCCCACGCCGACATGGCGGGTGCCGTGGTGCGGTTTCTGCACGCGGGCGGACGCCGCCGGCTGGCGTTCTTCGGCGCGGACGATGCGCGCTCCCGCGCCCGGGCCCACGCGTTCCAGGGGGCTGCGCTGGCCCTCGGCATGCCGGCGCCGCTGCTGCATGCGGCGCCCGCGCCGGCCACGCTGCGCAGCGGCCGTGACGCGCTGTCGCAACTGATGGCGGGTGCCAGCGACGGGCCGCCGGTGGACGGGGTGTTCTGCAACTCCGACCTGATGGCCATGGGCGTGCTGATCGAGGCCCAGCAGCGCGGCGTGGCCGTGCCAGGACAGCTGGCGGTGGTGGGATGCGGCGATCTGCCGTTCTCTGCCGACTTTGAACCCGCGCTGACCACGGTGCACCTGGACGGCGCGGCGATCGGCACCCGGGCGGGCGAGTTGCTGCTGGAGCGCCTGCAGGGCGGCGCGGCCCCGGCGGGCGCGACCGACCTGGGTTTCTCGATCCGGCAGCGGGCGACGGCCTGA
- a CDS encoding SDR family NAD(P)-dependent oxidoreductase — translation MTASTPQHLFILTGASRGMGLAMARQLLQPGHRLLAISRSTADTLDALAAERGAALEQWQQDLADGVAAAERLRVWLAALPAGGVASATLINNAGVIPPIAPLSDSDPADLGRALRVGLEAPMQLTGAFLGATEGWHAVPRKVLNISSGLGRRAMASQAAYCAAKAGMDHFTRCVALDEAAKPHGAKVCSLAPGVIDTDMQVQLRGADPARFPDVQNFANLKTGGMLTSPADAAARVLAWLERADFGTNPVADVREA, via the coding sequence ATGACCGCATCCACCCCACAGCACCTCTTCATCCTCACCGGCGCCTCGCGCGGCATGGGCCTGGCCATGGCCCGGCAACTGCTCCAGCCCGGGCATCGCCTGCTGGCCATCTCCCGCAGCACCGCCGACACGCTGGACGCCCTGGCGGCCGAGCGTGGCGCCGCGCTGGAGCAGTGGCAACAGGATCTGGCCGACGGCGTGGCGGCCGCGGAACGGCTGCGGGTATGGCTGGCGGCGCTGCCCGCCGGCGGCGTCGCCAGCGCCACGCTGATCAACAACGCCGGCGTCATCCCCCCGATCGCACCGCTGTCGGACAGCGATCCGGCCGACCTGGGCCGCGCGCTGCGCGTGGGGCTGGAGGCCCCCATGCAGCTCACGGGCGCCTTCCTGGGCGCCACGGAGGGCTGGCACGCCGTGCCGCGCAAGGTGCTCAACATCTCGTCCGGCCTGGGCCGCCGGGCGATGGCCTCGCAGGCTGCCTATTGCGCCGCCAAGGCCGGCATGGACCATTTCACCCGCTGCGTGGCGCTGGACGAAGCGGCCAAGCCGCACGGCGCCAAGGTATGCTCGCTGGCTCCCGGTGTGATCGACACCGACATGCAGGTCCAGCTGCGCGGCGCCGACCCGGCCCGCTTCCCGGATGTGCAGAACTTCGCCAACCTCAAGACGGGTGGCATGCTCACTTCTCCCGCCGACGCGGCCGCCCGCGTCCTCGCCTGGCTGGAGCGCGCGGACTTCGGCACGAACCCTGTGGCCGATGTGCGGGAAGCCTGA
- a CDS encoding universal stress protein, translated as MFKHILIPVDGSPTSMLAVGKAAALAKTFGSSVTALYVVDPYPFTGVGADFAYGQAQYLSAATAEANAALDAAKKAIEDAGVPVTTVVGEGHAVHDGIVRAVESTGADLIVMGSHGRRGLEKLVLGSVTQRVLGVAHVPVLVVRD; from the coding sequence ATGTTCAAGCACATTCTGATTCCCGTGGATGGTTCGCCCACCTCGATGCTGGCGGTGGGCAAGGCCGCTGCCCTGGCCAAGACCTTCGGCTCCTCGGTGACCGCGCTCTACGTGGTGGACCCGTATCCCTTCACCGGCGTCGGGGCGGACTTCGCCTACGGCCAGGCGCAGTACCTGAGCGCCGCCACGGCCGAAGCCAACGCCGCGCTGGACGCCGCCAAGAAGGCCATCGAGGACGCCGGCGTGCCCGTGACCACCGTGGTGGGCGAAGGCCATGCCGTGCACGACGGCATCGTGCGTGCGGTCGAATCCACCGGCGCCGACCTGATCGTGATGGGCTCGCACGGCCGCCGCGGACTGGAAAAGCTGGTGCTGGGCAGCGTCACGCAGCGCGTGCTGGGCGTGGCCCACGTGCCGGTGCTGGTGGTGCGCGACTGA
- a CDS encoding tripartite tricarboxylate transporter substrate binding protein, with protein MIRTLISCTALALGLGAAAHAQTAAPAYPNKPVRMIVPFPPGGGTDILARLVATKLGESAKWTVVADNKPGAGGTLGITEATKMAPTGYDIVMGQKDNLVIGPWLYKNLPWDPTKDLTPIAHVAYTPVVIATSANSKFKSLADVVAAAKAAPGTITYGSPGNGTSIHLAGDLFEKAAGVKLVHVPYKGSNPALMDALAGNVDLLVSSLPSAMGQIKAGKLRPLAVTSAKRSSSLPDVPTVADSGYKGFDVSTWYGLFAPAGTPKPVVDAIHAEVNKLLAQPDVQAAILGQGAEPEAMGTAQFGTMFKNDYAKWKGIVEASGARIE; from the coding sequence ATGATCCGCACCCTGATTTCCTGTACCGCGCTGGCCCTGGGCCTGGGCGCCGCAGCGCATGCCCAGACGGCAGCGCCCGCCTATCCGAACAAGCCGGTGCGCATGATCGTTCCGTTCCCGCCCGGCGGCGGCACCGACATCCTGGCCCGCCTGGTGGCCACCAAGCTGGGCGAATCCGCCAAGTGGACGGTGGTGGCCGACAACAAGCCCGGCGCCGGCGGCACGCTGGGCATCACCGAGGCGACCAAGATGGCGCCCACCGGCTACGACATCGTGATGGGTCAGAAGGACAACCTGGTCATCGGCCCCTGGCTGTACAAGAACCTGCCCTGGGACCCGACCAAGGACCTGACGCCCATCGCCCACGTGGCCTACACGCCGGTGGTGATCGCCACCAGCGCCAACTCCAAGTTCAAGAGCCTGGCCGATGTGGTCGCCGCCGCCAAGGCCGCGCCCGGCACCATCACCTACGGCTCGCCCGGCAATGGCACCTCCATCCACCTCGCGGGCGACCTGTTCGAGAAGGCCGCCGGCGTGAAACTGGTGCACGTACCGTACAAGGGCTCCAACCCCGCGCTCATGGACGCGCTGGCCGGCAACGTGGACCTGCTGGTGTCCTCCCTGCCCTCCGCGATGGGCCAGATCAAGGCCGGCAAGCTGCGCCCGCTGGCCGTCACCTCGGCCAAGCGCAGTTCGTCCCTGCCCGATGTGCCGACCGTGGCCGACTCGGGCTACAAGGGCTTCGACGTGAGCACCTGGTACGGCCTGTTCGCGCCGGCCGGCACGCCCAAGCCGGTGGTGGACGCGATCCACGCCGAGGTGAACAAGCTGCTCGCCCAGCCCGACGTACAGGCCGCCATCCTGGGCCAGGGCGCCGAGCCCGAAGCCATGGGCACAGCCCAGTTCGGCACCATGTTCAAGAACGACTATGCGAAGTGGAAGGGCATCGTCGAAGCCTCGGGCGCCCGGATCGAGTGA
- a CDS encoding tripartite tricarboxylate transporter substrate binding protein, translating into MAVAFSRRKVLQALGAAAVLPAAAYAQDWPQRPLKIVVPVAAGGASDRLARLLATGLARELGQPVVVENRGGAGGTLGAAAVAKAPADGYTLLFTGAFNTINPYLYAKLPYDYVNDFVHVAPMTQGPNVLVVRPDFPATTLAEFVAQAKAQPGRVDFASGGNGTSGHLAMEVFQRAAGIQLNHIAYKGAAPALQDVLGGTVRVMALNQDTALPHLKGGRLRALAVSSAQRNPALPEVPTFAEAGYPDMVITSWAGLDAPKGTPQAVIDRLAAASAKVARSPEVRQPLAADGWMPFDDTPAAFDAFVRQEAQRWGRVIQAAQIRIE; encoded by the coding sequence ATGGCCGTAGCCTTTTCCCGCCGCAAGGTGCTGCAGGCGCTGGGCGCCGCAGCGGTGCTTCCCGCCGCGGCGTACGCGCAGGACTGGCCCCAGCGGCCCCTAAAGATCGTGGTGCCGGTGGCCGCCGGCGGCGCGAGCGACCGTTTGGCGCGCCTGCTGGCAACCGGCCTGGCCCGGGAACTGGGCCAGCCGGTGGTGGTGGAAAACCGCGGCGGCGCGGGCGGCACGCTGGGCGCGGCAGCCGTGGCCAAGGCCCCGGCGGATGGCTACACGCTGCTCTTCACGGGGGCCTTCAATACGATCAACCCGTACCTGTACGCCAAGCTGCCGTACGACTACGTGAACGACTTCGTGCACGTGGCGCCCATGACGCAGGGCCCGAACGTGCTGGTGGTGCGCCCGGATTTTCCGGCCACTACGCTGGCGGAATTCGTCGCCCAGGCGAAGGCGCAGCCGGGCCGGGTGGACTTCGCCAGCGGCGGCAACGGCACCTCGGGCCACCTGGCGATGGAGGTCTTTCAGCGCGCGGCCGGCATCCAGCTCAACCACATCGCCTACAAGGGCGCAGCGCCCGCGCTGCAGGACGTGCTGGGCGGCACCGTGCGCGTGATGGCCCTCAACCAGGACACGGCGCTGCCGCACCTGAAGGGCGGGCGGCTGCGGGCGCTCGCCGTCAGCAGCGCGCAGCGCAACCCGGCGCTGCCCGAGGTGCCGACCTTCGCCGAGGCCGGCTACCCCGACATGGTGATCACTTCCTGGGCCGGGCTGGATGCGCCGAAGGGCACGCCCCAGGCCGTCATCGACCGCCTGGCTGCGGCCTCGGCGAAAGTGGCGCGCAGCCCCGAAGTGCGCCAGCCGCTGGCCGCCGACGGCTGGATGCCCTTCGACGACACGCCGGCCGCGTTCGATGCCTTCGTGCGCCAGGAGGCGCAGCGCTGGGGCCGCGTCATCCAGGCGGCGCAGATCCGCATCGAGTGA
- a CDS encoding RluA family pseudouridine synthase, protein MALPDAAAVPPGLACVYADDDLLVLDKPSGLLCVPGRGPDKQDCLSARAQQQWPDALIVHRLDQATSGLVLMARSPAVQRSLGHAFAQRQVHKRYQAVVAGTLAPPADGVGTGGWGVIDLPIAADWERRPLRIIDAEHGKPSVTEWRVLAVGTDGSGSPTTRVELQPVTGRTHQLRVHLAALGHPILGDALYADAAVQARAPRLLLHATRLAFDHPRTGEALQFSAPAPF, encoded by the coding sequence ATGGCACTGCCTGACGCCGCGGCCGTGCCGCCGGGCCTGGCGTGCGTCTATGCCGACGACGACCTGCTCGTGCTCGACAAGCCCTCGGGCCTGCTGTGCGTGCCCGGCCGCGGCCCCGACAAGCAGGATTGCCTGAGCGCCCGGGCGCAGCAGCAGTGGCCCGATGCCCTCATCGTGCACCGGCTGGACCAGGCCACCTCGGGCCTGGTGCTCATGGCCCGCTCGCCGGCCGTGCAGCGCAGCCTGGGCCACGCCTTCGCCCAGCGCCAGGTGCACAAGCGCTACCAGGCCGTGGTGGCGGGCACCCTGGCGCCGCCCGCCGACGGTGTGGGCACAGGCGGCTGGGGCGTGATCGACCTGCCGATCGCCGCCGACTGGGAGCGCCGGCCGCTGCGCATCATCGATGCCGAACACGGCAAGCCCAGCGTGACGGAGTGGCGGGTGCTGGCCGTTGGAACCGATGGCAGTGGCAGCCCCACCACGCGCGTGGAGCTGCAACCCGTCACGGGCCGCACGCACCAGCTGCGCGTGCACCTGGCGGCGCTCGGCCATCCGATCCTGGGCGATGCGCTCTATGCCGACGCGGCCGTGCAGGCCCGCGCGCCGCGCCTGCTGCTGCATGCCACGCGGCTGGCGTTCGACCATCCCCGCACGGGCGAGGCACTGCAGTTCAGCGCACCAGCGCCGTTCTGA
- a CDS encoding alpha/beta fold hydrolase: MSAAASSPEHRLRLGALRLTSGAELADAEVAYATYGRLAPDGGNAILVTHGYTASHQMLAHGAGVAEGSWASLIGPGRVLDTQRYFIVCSNMLGSCYGTTGPASTDPRTGRPYGAAFPDITLQDIVAVQHRLLAHLGVRRLRAIVGPSYGGFQALQWALDHPEMVESVAAVVSAPYLPASPHMHLPTLMAALAADPGWNGGDYYAVPGGVQATLRRLRWDTLRAYGMDEVLRAQGLDATVRDRRMAAMADAWAAEFDAHALIVLLKAALAFDVRSQLPRLRCPVLHVTASTDLLFPPAEVRDSLAGVGGAGAVQYLEMPTLFGHQASGPAHALWAPALQTLLAGGLTTAPAA, translated from the coding sequence ATGTCCGCTGCTGCTTCTTCGCCTGAACACCGTCTGCGCCTGGGCGCACTGCGCCTCACCTCGGGCGCCGAACTGGCCGACGCCGAGGTGGCCTATGCCACCTATGGCCGGCTTGCGCCCGACGGCGGCAACGCCATCCTGGTCACCCACGGCTACACCGCCAGCCACCAGATGTTGGCGCACGGCGCCGGCGTGGCCGAGGGATCGTGGGCGTCGTTGATCGGACCGGGGCGGGTGCTGGACACGCAGCGCTACTTCATCGTGTGCAGCAACATGCTGGGCTCTTGCTATGGCACCACCGGTCCGGCCAGCACCGATCCCCGCACCGGACGGCCCTACGGCGCGGCGTTTCCGGACATCACGCTGCAGGACATCGTGGCGGTGCAGCACCGGCTGCTCGCGCACCTGGGCGTGCGGCGGCTGCGGGCCATCGTCGGGCCGTCCTACGGAGGCTTCCAGGCGCTGCAGTGGGCGCTGGACCATCCGGAGATGGTGGAGTCGGTCGCTGCGGTCGTCTCGGCCCCGTACCTGCCGGCCAGCCCGCACATGCACCTGCCCACGCTGATGGCTGCGCTGGCTGCCGACCCGGGCTGGAACGGCGGCGACTACTACGCCGTACCGGGTGGGGTGCAGGCCACGCTGCGGCGGCTGCGCTGGGACACGCTGCGCGCCTATGGCATGGACGAAGTGCTGCGCGCCCAGGGCCTGGACGCCACCGTGCGCGACCGCCGCATGGCCGCGATGGCCGACGCCTGGGCGGCCGAGTTCGACGCGCATGCGCTCATCGTGCTGCTCAAGGCTGCGCTGGCCTTCGACGTGCGGTCGCAGCTGCCGCGCCTGCGTTGCCCGGTGCTGCATGTGACGGCCAGCACGGACCTGCTGTTTCCTCCCGCCGAAGTGCGGGACAGCCTGGCCGGCGTGGGCGGCGCGGGCGCGGTCCAGTATCTGGAGATGCCGACGCTGTTCGGCCACCAGGCCTCGGGCCCGGCGCATGCGCTGTGGGCCCCGGCGCTGCAGACCCTGCTGGCCGGCGGCCTCACGACCGCACCTGCGGCGTGA
- a CDS encoding ATP-binding protein translates to MTLPDLSFLLRSPNDDAAAGTGAGGPPSEKPPTVVERRQAPRKNEAVEALIAELRASQAELETQNKVLRYSQAAAESASERFETLFASVPLALMVLDEHDMVVQANSMAHRSFQPTEADRALTSLMPFVAADHVPRVRAAFANALAEGQAEATEVVFRIGTYGRITGDLHIARIETPQDGAPPLLQFLCAVIDQGPLLAERRALQQSAHALKERNGQLHASERRLEAVINSALDAIICVDQDRRITVFNPTAAALFLCTREDAIGSPLERFLPDAEQAFALAQLTTQAVLGEITARTATGRELAVEVSLSFERHAEGETTTVFARDLTGRKKAEQHRNELEAQLRESQKMQAVGTMAGGIAHDFNNILGAILGNVDLAKADCGPGSPVLESLLEIEKAGRRARDLVRQILTFSRNEPPKRTAVAVDEVVRDTAQLVRVTLPPAVELRVELDPHLPAMLADATQVEQALLNLCTNAVHALGESRGTVLVGASCLVPDHRLGDRLGLAHGTYVALSVTDNGPGIDAATQLRIFEPFFTTKPVGQGTGLGLAVVHGVMRTHGGAVDVDSAPGQGSRFTLYFPAEPAHPPALEPAAAPEPAAPGPSPVAEAPATEAAVLTAAMQPQRQRHVMYVDDDEALVFLVQRLLKRRGYRVSTFTDPHAAAAALREAPAAYDLVVTDYNMPGYCGVDLVREAKQIRPDLPVALASGYVTTEIERAALAEGASALIHKPNDVEELCATVDRLAHAPAPPATPADGTA, encoded by the coding sequence ATGACCCTTCCCGACCTGTCTTTCCTCCTGCGCAGCCCGAACGATGACGCGGCTGCCGGCACCGGCGCGGGCGGGCCGCCGTCGGAGAAGCCGCCCACCGTGGTCGAGCGCCGGCAGGCCCCGCGCAAGAACGAGGCGGTCGAGGCGCTGATCGCCGAGCTGCGCGCCTCGCAGGCCGAGCTGGAGACGCAGAACAAGGTGCTGCGCTACAGCCAGGCCGCGGCCGAGAGCGCGTCCGAACGGTTCGAGACGCTGTTCGCCAGCGTGCCGCTGGCGCTGATGGTGCTCGACGAGCACGACATGGTCGTGCAGGCGAACTCCATGGCCCACCGCTCCTTTCAACCGACCGAGGCCGACCGGGCGCTGACCTCGCTGATGCCCTTCGTGGCCGCCGACCACGTGCCCCGCGTGCGCGCCGCTTTCGCCAACGCGCTGGCCGAGGGCCAGGCCGAGGCCACCGAGGTGGTCTTTCGCATCGGCACCTATGGGCGCATCACCGGCGACCTGCACATCGCCCGCATCGAGACGCCGCAGGACGGTGCCCCGCCCCTGCTGCAGTTCCTCTGCGCCGTGATCGACCAGGGTCCGCTGCTGGCCGAGCGCCGTGCGCTGCAGCAGAGCGCCCATGCGCTCAAGGAGCGCAATGGCCAGTTGCACGCCAGCGAGCGGCGGCTGGAGGCCGTCATCAATTCCGCCCTGGACGCCATCATCTGCGTGGACCAGGACCGCCGCATCACCGTATTCAACCCCACCGCTGCCGCCCTCTTCCTGTGCACGCGCGAAGACGCCATCGGCAGCCCGCTGGAGCGCTTCCTGCCGGACGCCGAGCAGGCCTTCGCGCTCGCGCAGCTGACTACGCAGGCCGTGCTGGGCGAGATCACCGCCCGCACCGCCACGGGCCGTGAACTGGCCGTAGAGGTGAGCCTGTCGTTCGAGCGCCATGCCGAGGGCGAGACCACCACCGTCTTCGCCCGCGACCTCACCGGCCGCAAGAAGGCCGAGCAGCACCGCAATGAGCTGGAGGCGCAGCTGCGCGAGTCGCAGAAGATGCAGGCCGTGGGCACCATGGCCGGCGGCATCGCGCACGACTTCAACAACATCCTGGGCGCCATCCTGGGCAACGTGGACCTGGCCAAGGCCGACTGCGGCCCCGGCTCGCCCGTGCTGGAGAGCCTGCTGGAGATCGAAAAAGCCGGCCGCCGCGCGCGCGACCTGGTGCGCCAGATCCTCACCTTCAGCCGCAACGAGCCGCCCAAGCGCACGGCCGTGGCGGTGGACGAGGTGGTGCGCGACACCGCCCAGCTGGTGCGCGTGACGCTGCCGCCCGCCGTCGAGCTGCGGGTGGAGCTGGACCCGCACCTGCCCGCGATGCTGGCCGATGCCACGCAGGTGGAGCAGGCGCTGCTCAACCTGTGCACGAATGCCGTGCACGCGCTGGGCGAGTCGCGCGGCACGGTGCTGGTGGGCGCGTCCTGCCTCGTGCCGGACCACCGCCTGGGCGACCGCCTGGGCCTGGCGCACGGCACCTACGTCGCGCTGAGCGTGACCGACAACGGCCCCGGCATCGACGCGGCCACGCAGCTGCGCATCTTCGAGCCCTTCTTCACCACCAAGCCCGTGGGCCAGGGCACCGGCCTGGGCCTGGCGGTGGTGCACGGGGTGATGCGCACCCACGGTGGCGCGGTGGACGTGGACAGCGCGCCCGGCCAGGGCAGCCGGTTCACCCTGTACTTCCCTGCCGAGCCTGCGCATCCGCCGGCCCTGGAGCCGGCCGCTGCGCCAGAGCCGGCCGCCCCCGGGCCTTCGCCCGTGGCGGAAGCCCCGGCCACAGAGGCTGCCGTGCTGACCGCGGCCATGCAGCCGCAACGCCAGCGCCACGTGATGTACGTGGACGACGACGAAGCTCTGGTCTTCCTGGTGCAGCGCCTGCTCAAGCGCCGCGGCTACCGGGTCAGCACCTTCACCGACCCGCATGCCGCCGCCGCGGCCCTGCGCGAGGCGCCGGCGGCCTACGACCTGGTCGTCACCGACTACAACATGCCCGGCTACTGCGGCGTGGACTTGGTGCGCGAAGCCAAGCAGATCCGTCCGGACCTGCCCGTGGCGCTGGCCTCCGGCTACGTGACCACGGAGATCGAGCGCGCCGCCCTCGCGGAGGGCGCAAGCGCGCTGATCCACAAGCCCAACGATGTGGAGGAGCTGTGCGCCACGGTGGACCGGCTGGCCCACGCGCCGGCCCCGCCCGCCACACCGGCCGATGGCACTGCCTGA
- a CDS encoding PilZ domain-containing protein has protein sequence MVHERRHFVRVGFDAPAQVTIGPETFDAQVLDLSLKGALLRLPPQAHALAGPGVSCQLVVPLLPAQEQLSMAAHIAHLDGDLAGLQCSTIDLDSVTHLRRIIELQLGDAALLERDLAELMAGHTAGATP, from the coding sequence ATGGTCCACGAGCGCCGCCACTTCGTCCGCGTCGGTTTCGACGCCCCCGCCCAGGTCACGATCGGCCCGGAAACCTTCGACGCGCAGGTCCTGGACCTGTCGCTCAAGGGTGCGCTGCTGCGGCTGCCGCCCCAGGCACACGCCCTGGCCGGCCCCGGCGTGTCCTGCCAGCTGGTGGTGCCGCTGCTGCCCGCGCAGGAGCAACTGTCCATGGCCGCCCATATTGCCCATCTGGACGGCGACCTCGCAGGCCTGCAATGCAGCACCATCGACCTGGACAGCGTCACGCACCTGCGGCGCATCATCGAGCTGCAACTGGGCGACGCCGCCCTGCTGGAGCGCGACCTGGCCGAGCTGATGGCCGGCCACACGGCGGGCGCCACCCCGTAA
- a CDS encoding 2OG-Fe dioxygenase family protein, with the protein MAHVTFAPPFTDPGQIASHLRSQGYAVVRPADVAAWAGCTLEALQALSPDWQDLPPDEFLKDGGRYRRRRHSCFVADGGQLQQVPHRAHWQPVEYNALHGGMQRWFAPMDDATVSQPVWAQLMLALSGVAQAALATQPQRWFIEAHQFRIDTSDGIGRPTPEGAHRDGVDLVAVFLVARNGVKGGETRIFEANGPSGQRFTLNEPWSLLLLDDARMIHETTPIQPLVEGGWRDTLVVTCRRGGFQDAVGNPS; encoded by the coding sequence ATGGCGCACGTCACCTTCGCCCCTCCTTTCACCGATCCAGGGCAGATCGCATCCCATTTGCGCAGCCAGGGCTACGCCGTCGTCCGGCCTGCCGATGTGGCCGCCTGGGCCGGCTGTACCCTGGAGGCCCTGCAGGCGCTGTCGCCCGACTGGCAGGATCTGCCGCCGGATGAATTCCTGAAGGACGGCGGACGCTATCGCCGGCGGCGCCATTCCTGCTTCGTGGCCGATGGCGGCCAATTGCAGCAAGTGCCTCACCGTGCCCACTGGCAGCCCGTGGAGTACAACGCCCTGCATGGCGGCATGCAGCGCTGGTTCGCTCCCATGGACGACGCGACCGTGTCCCAACCCGTGTGGGCTCAACTGATGCTGGCGCTGTCCGGAGTGGCCCAGGCCGCGCTGGCCACGCAGCCGCAACGCTGGTTCATCGAGGCGCACCAGTTCCGCATCGACACCTCGGACGGCATCGGCCGGCCCACGCCCGAGGGCGCGCACCGCGACGGCGTGGACCTGGTGGCCGTGTTCCTGGTGGCCCGCAACGGCGTCAAGGGCGGCGAGACGCGCATCTTCGAAGCCAACGGGCCCAGCGGCCAGCGCTTCACGCTGAACGAGCCGTGGTCGCTGCTGCTGCTGGACGACGCCCGCATGATCCATGAGACCACGCCCATCCAGCCCTTGGTGGAGGGAGGATGGCGCGATACGCTGGTGGTCACCTGCCGCCGCGGAGGCTTCCAGGACGCCGTCGGCAATCCCTCATGA